CACGGGCCCGGTTCTGCGCGGCGCCTTGTCGCCGCGTTGGATCAGCTGAAGCCAAAAAAAGTATTGATAGAGGGCCCCGCTGATTGCAGTGAATTACTGCCTCTGCTGGCTAGCGCACAGATGCAGCCGCCGGTAGCGCTACTCGGCTATGCTGCAGAGTCGCCCGGCTCCAGCCTTTACTACCCGTTTGTGGAATACTCCCCTGAGTACCAGGCCTGCCTATGGGCTGTACAACAGGGGGTAGAAGTTAAATTCATTGATCTGCCCATTAATATCCAGCTGGCGCAGTTACTCCAATCTGAAGCCCAGGACCCTGAAGCGGAGCAAAACGGCGGAGAGTCTGATTCCCCTGCGGTGGCAGGCGAGCCAGAGCCACCATCTGATACCTCTGATCCTATCGGCCTTTTGGCGAAGCTGGCGGGTTATGAAGATGGTGAGGCCTGGTGGAATGACCTGATCGAGCAGAATAACGATGACAGTGCGGAGATATTTGCCCGGGTAGAGTCGGCGATGACCGTGCTGCGCGGAGAAATAACTGAAACCGCGCCGTTATCGCAAAGGGATTTACTGCGCGAAGCCTATATGCGCCTGGAAATTGCCAAAGAAAAGAAAGGGGTGGAAGGTGAGGTTGCTGTAGTCTGTGGGGCCTGGCACTTACCGGCATTTCGTGAAAAGCACACAGCAAAAGATGACCGCGCACTGATTAAACAGCTGCCGGCGAAATTGCCCAAGAGCAAAGTGAAAACCACCTGGATTCCCTGGACATCGCCGCGATTGGCGATGGCCTCCGGTTACGGGGCTGGGGTTGCTGCACCTATGTGGTACCAGCATATTTGGCGCGAGGGCACCGGCGAGCAGTGGCTGGAGCTTTGGTTTGGGCGGCTGGTGCGCGCATTGCGCGAAAGTGGGCAAGTGGTCTCTACGGCTTCGGTTATTGAAGCCGTGCGCCTGAGCCGCAGTTTGGCAGCCGTTAGAAATCGTCCAGCTCCGGGGTTTGAAGAAATTATTGAAGCCGCTGTGGCCTGCCTCTGTTTTGGCGAGCGCCTTATTTGGCAGCAGGTAGAGAGAGAGTTGCTTCTGGGGGAGCAAGTTGGGGCTATCCCCGAGGATGCCCCACTGGTGCCCCTGCTGGAGGATCTACAGCGCTGGCAGAAAAAGACCAAGCTAAAGCCCACCGCTCTGGATAAAGAAGTTTCCCTGGATTTACGCAGTGATATCGGCCTGAATAAATCTACGTTACTGCACCGTCTTGCTGTGCTGGAAGTGCCTTGGGGTAAACCCTCCCATACCGGAAAAAGTCGCGGTACTTTCCGGGAAAACTGGGTGCTCAGCTGGCAGCCGGAGTATGCGGTAAAATTGGTGGAAAACTTAGTTTACGGTTCCACCATTGAGCAAGCGGCTAACAATAAACTTATCGAGGCGATCTCGGCTGAGAGTCATTTGGGCAAGTTAGCAGAAGTGGTTTTGCTGTCCCTCGAATCTCAGTTGCACCGGGCTTCTGAAGCGGGCCTGAAGCGATTGGCCGAGAGAGCGGCTTTGGCCAGTGACGGTATCGAGCTTCTCGACAGCTTGCCGGCGTTAATTCAGGTACAGCGCTATGGTACCGCGCGAGAATTAGCATTGGAGCAAGTTGCCGGCCTGGTAGAACGCTTAGCCATGCAATCTGCCCTGGCCCTGCCGTACGCCTGTCGCAATCTTAACGATGAAGAGTCCCTACGGCTGCGAAACAGTATTCACAGCGCTCATCAGGCACTGCAATTGGCAGAGTTGGGTGATGAAATCATGGAGGACTGGTGGCAAGCCTTCGAGCAACTGGTAGACAGCTCTCTTTCCAGTTTACAGGTCAGCGGCCTTTGTGCGCGTCTTTTGTATCAAGCTGAAAGATTTGATGGATATCGCTTACAGCAATTGCTGGAAAAATCCCTGTCTCCAGCGGTAGCTGCCGCCGATGCAGCACGATTTTTTGAGGGCTTTTTTGCCGAAGCGGTTGAGCGCCTGCTGTACGACCCGGTATTGATGGGAGCGGTACAGCGCTGGTTGCTGCATCTGGACGAAGAAGTATTTATCGAGTACTTGCCCTTGTTCCGGCGCGTATTTTCCAGTCTCGATGCGATGGAGCGTCGGCGCATGATGGAGCTGGTACTCGGTGCCCGATCTAACCACTCTGTATCCAAAGCCATTAATCCCGAAGTTTTGCCGCTGTGGTCAGAGCATCTATTGCGTATCGGCAAATTAATCCAGAAGGACAAGACATGGGCGCAGTAAACGAAGTGTCTGAAGGGCAACAACCCGATGAGATAACGGTCGATAAAGACCAGCAAAAGGAACGCCGTTGGCGCCTGGTGCTAGGGGCTGATGAAGGTGAGTCCGGGCTTTCTGAGCGGGATATGCGTTTGTCCCAAGCGTTAAGTGCGCTTTATGGCAGCGGAGACTCAGAGTCTGGTAAAAAAGGTCGAGGCGGGTTGTCCCGCTCGTCGCCACAAGTTTCCCGTTGGCTGGGTGATATCCGCGAGTTCTTTCCGACTTCTGTGGTACAAGTTGTCCAGCGTGATGCGTTTGAACGCCTTGGCCTCAAGCAGATGCTCATGGAGCCTGAGTTTTTGTCAGCGATTGAAGCGGATGTTCACCTGGTCGCTGACTTGGTTAGTCTTCGTTCAGTGATGCCCGAGAAGACTATTGAGACTGCTCGCCAGGTCATCAAGAAAGTGGTCGATGAGCTGATGGAGCGTTTGGAGCGAAAGACCACAGAAGCGGTTAGGGGAGCTGTCAATAAATCAAAACGCAGCTTTAGGCCGCGTTTTGCCGATATCGACTGGCATAGAACTATTCAGCAAAATCTCAGGCACTACCAACATGACTACCACACAGTGGTGCCTGAGAAATTGATTGGTTTTATGCGACAAAGTCGCCGACTTGCGGACCTGGATGAAGTTATTCTATGTGTCGATCAGTCCGGCTCCATGGCGACATCGGTGGTGTACAGCTCAATCTTTGCAGCGGTAATGGCTTCAATACCGGCAGTGAAAACCAAACTGGTCTGCTTTGATACCGCAATAGTAGATCTTACTGAGGACCTGGAAGACCCAGTCAGCGTTTTGTTTGGCGTGCAACTGGGCGGTGGCACAGACATTAACCAGGCGGTGGCTTATTGTGAGGATAAAATTGAGCGGCCTGGCAAGACGCATTTAATCCTGATTACCGACCTGTATGAAGGGGGAAATGAAGAGGAGTTAAAAGCACGGGTTGCTAACCTTGTTCGCCAGGATGTAAATGTGATTACCTTGCTGGCACTCAGTGATGATGGGCGTCCATCTTATGACCAGTCGCTGGCGGAAGAGTTTGCTGCGATAGGCTCTCCGGTTTTTGCCTGTACACCGGATCAATTCCCGGACCTGATGGCAACGGCGCTGCGTCGCGAAGACGTCCTTAACTGGGCTGCAGATCAGGATATTAAAGCCGTTCGGCCAAAGACTTAATATCTTGTTAGTTAAGTGATGGAGTGAGTGTGGGCACTTACTCCATATCTGATACTTTTTCTATTCTCTCAGATTATTAAAACCATAGTTTTTTAATCATTAGATAGTTATCTAACATATTTTTTAAATGAAATTGTTTATAGCGATTTGTTATTGCTCAATTCGACATCGGTTTAATAGCTGAATGTATGATCCTGGGAAGTTCGTATGGGTTACAACCCCAAAGATGCGTTTAATGAAGCTTTCTCGAAAAGTCCTGGCCGTCAATTTGGCCGAATTATAGAGTATTTAAAAATTTCCATGTCTCAGTCAGTCATTACTGTAGAGGTTGAACTCTATAGCGGCATATGGTGCAATCGGCATGATAGCCTAGTTAATATTTTGATCTATTCACATCTTTACTTAAATACCTAAGTTGTTAGTAGTAAATGTTTGTGTTTATAGAGGGTAAAAGTTAGCCAGAGAAAGTGTAGGTAAATAAAGGGAGGATTTATACGAATATTTTGTTGAGTGGTGTGGCAATATTTTACTGTTTTTTTTCAAAAGGAAAGTTATCTCATTTTTCTAGTGCTTTTCTCCTATTGTGTATCCGCTATTCATGGATATATTGATCATTATGTTGGGTAGAGGTGGCCGGGGTCTTAAATTTGTGTGAGTACACTAGTTTAGGCTGAAGGGGCATTTGGATTCTAGTGGTATTCCTTGAATACTAGAGAGCTTCAGATAAGTGATGGTTGATGATTCAGGTTATATAAGATTAACTCTACTGAGGATATAAGCATGAAAAACTATACTTCAATTTTAGTAATTCCCTTGATGGCATCTTGTGTTCAAGCACAGGCAGATTCAAGTGCGGCAATAATTGAGCAGTTAAGTAATAATAATAATGCGCAAATCACCCAGATGATAAGCATGAATGATAGTTCTACCCTGAAACAGGTAGGGGATTTCAATTCTATTATTTCAGAGCAGAGAGAAAGTTTGCAAGGTGCAATCATGATCACTCAGGTGGGGGATAATAATTTCGTTTCCGCCGTCCAATTTTCGATGTCAGCTAATAATGTAGCTAATAGTAATGTAGCTATAGGGAGCCAACAAGGGGATGGTAATATGTTTTTCATATCCCAAACAGATAGTTTTAATAGCGCCACCATTAATCAGCAGGTGGAAATGAACCAGGCAACAACTATTCATGCTGGTATGTTTAATAGTTCAGTTACCAATCAGATTGGTACAAGTAACATAGGTACAACAATACAGTCTGGAGTATCACATTTGGCTTCAGTCTCACAGACAGGGGATATAAATATGTATACCGTAAGTCAAGGTCTTCAAGTTAGACAGACAGCGGTTATTAATCAGTTGGGTAGTAATCAGAGTGCAATTATTCTGCAATAAGAATTCCGGTTTTTCTGTTTCAATTGATTTGATTATTTAATTAGTGGTTTCATAGGATTATTATTTTAGCTCAAAATTTTAGAGGTTATATATAACTTCACGTAAATATTATTGCAAATTGTATTTGTATATTGTTTATTTGGGTTTGAGTAAACAATATGGCTAAATATTTTTCAGCTTATAAGGTTGTCTAATTTTTGGGGCGAAAAGTTGCTATGTTACCGTATGCGATTAGATAGTCGGTTTTTTAATTTTTATGATAATTCATCGTAGATTCAGTAGTAATTTCTCATGGTTCTTTTTGTTTGTTGGATCAAAATTTCTAGCGTAGTGGGAAGTTTTTAATCATGTACGTAACTCCAGCAGGAAAATATGAACATATTTAAATCTATTGTTAATAGAGTCGTCACGATCATATTGATAAGTGGGGCTAATCTATCCATCCCTGAGATAGCACTGGCTGATGATGTTGAATGTGGGGATACGATTACCACATCCGTTACTTTGGATGAGGACCTCACTTGTGATGTCAGCCCCGCTTTAACTGTCATAGGCCCAGATGGACGCTTGAATATGACCGGGTACGAGGTTCAATGTGATGGTAGTGAAGTTGGAGTGCTGTTAGAGGGGCGTGCAGCGCTACTTCGAGGAGGGCAGGTTGCAGATTGTGAGGTGGGTGTTTTAGCGAATGGAGATGGATTCCATAATATTCAAGCGGTATCGACCACTGCAAATGCCAGTGCCGGATTTGAATTAGTGAGCAATAGCAACTATATGACAGCCTGTACCGCTCAAACAAATACGGGGGTTGGACTAATTGTTACTGGAGAGAGGAATAACGTCTTCCAGAATACCTTTGAAGAAAATACCCTGAGTGGTATCCAGATAGATGGTGATCGGTCATATATAACAGAGAATTTCTGTTTTGAGAATATGGGCTCAGGAATAGAGATTAATGATTCCAGTAATAGCTGGATCGTTGAAAATGCATCGGAAAATAATGGCACTTCAGGTGCGGGAACGGCAGGAATCTTAATGAATGATTTTGATCAGCAATATAACTTGATCATTTTAAATGTGGGGATTCTCAATGAAGATTTCGATGCGCAAGATTTAAACAGTGATCCCTGCAATGGTACAAATTTATGGCGAAATAATACTTTTGATACTGTAGATCCTAGCTGCCTGGATTGAAATATACGGATATAAAA
This DNA window, taken from Microbulbifer sp. MKSA007, encodes the following:
- a CDS encoding VWA domain-containing protein, with the translated sequence MGAVNEVSEGQQPDEITVDKDQQKERRWRLVLGADEGESGLSERDMRLSQALSALYGSGDSESGKKGRGGLSRSSPQVSRWLGDIREFFPTSVVQVVQRDAFERLGLKQMLMEPEFLSAIEADVHLVADLVSLRSVMPEKTIETARQVIKKVVDELMERLERKTTEAVRGAVNKSKRSFRPRFADIDWHRTIQQNLRHYQHDYHTVVPEKLIGFMRQSRRLADLDEVILCVDQSGSMATSVVYSSIFAAVMASIPAVKTKLVCFDTAIVDLTEDLEDPVSVLFGVQLGGGTDINQAVAYCEDKIERPGKTHLILITDLYEGGNEEELKARVANLVRQDVNVITLLALSDDGRPSYDQSLAEEFAAIGSPVFACTPDQFPDLMATALRREDVLNWAADQDIKAVRPKT
- a CDS encoding DUF5682 family protein, with protein sequence MSKVDCHYFGIRHHGPGSARRLVAALDQLKPKKVLIEGPADCSELLPLLASAQMQPPVALLGYAAESPGSSLYYPFVEYSPEYQACLWAVQQGVEVKFIDLPINIQLAQLLQSEAQDPEAEQNGGESDSPAVAGEPEPPSDTSDPIGLLAKLAGYEDGEAWWNDLIEQNNDDSAEIFARVESAMTVLRGEITETAPLSQRDLLREAYMRLEIAKEKKGVEGEVAVVCGAWHLPAFREKHTAKDDRALIKQLPAKLPKSKVKTTWIPWTSPRLAMASGYGAGVAAPMWYQHIWREGTGEQWLELWFGRLVRALRESGQVVSTASVIEAVRLSRSLAAVRNRPAPGFEEIIEAAVACLCFGERLIWQQVERELLLGEQVGAIPEDAPLVPLLEDLQRWQKKTKLKPTALDKEVSLDLRSDIGLNKSTLLHRLAVLEVPWGKPSHTGKSRGTFRENWVLSWQPEYAVKLVENLVYGSTIEQAANNKLIEAISAESHLGKLAEVVLLSLESQLHRASEAGLKRLAERAALASDGIELLDSLPALIQVQRYGTARELALEQVAGLVERLAMQSALALPYACRNLNDEESLRLRNSIHSAHQALQLAELGDEIMEDWWQAFEQLVDSSLSSLQVSGLCARLLYQAERFDGYRLQQLLEKSLSPAVAAADAARFFEGFFAEAVERLLYDPVLMGAVQRWLLHLDEEVFIEYLPLFRRVFSSLDAMERRRMMELVLGARSNHSVSKAINPEVLPLWSEHLLRIGKLIQKDKTWAQ
- a CDS encoding right-handed parallel beta-helix repeat-containing protein, which translates into the protein MNIFKSIVNRVVTIILISGANLSIPEIALADDVECGDTITTSVTLDEDLTCDVSPALTVIGPDGRLNMTGYEVQCDGSEVGVLLEGRAALLRGGQVADCEVGVLANGDGFHNIQAVSTTANASAGFELVSNSNYMTACTAQTNTGVGLIVTGERNNVFQNTFEENTLSGIQIDGDRSYITENFCFENMGSGIEINDSSNSWIVENASENNGTSGAGTAGILMNDFDQQYNLIILNVGILNEDFDAQDLNSDPCNGTNLWRNNTFDTVDPSCLD